In one Amia ocellicauda isolate fAmiCal2 chromosome 2, fAmiCal2.hap1, whole genome shotgun sequence genomic region, the following are encoded:
- the usp14 gene encoding ubiquitin carboxyl-terminal hydrolase 14 isoform X2 — translation MPIFTVNVKWGKEKFDGVELNTEEPPMVFKAQLFALTGVQPERQKVMVKGGTLKDDEWGNIKLKNGMTLLMMGSAEALPEEPAVRPVFVEDMTEEQLASAMDLPCGLTNLGNTCYMNATVQCLRSVPELKDSLRRYSGALRASGANASSQYITAALRDLYESMDKTSSSIPPIILLQFLHMAFPQFAEKGDQGQYLQQDANECWLQMMRVLQQKLEPLEQEAPMETDSGTAAEGGAAATPVKKNFIDQYFGVEFETTMKCTEAEDEEPTKGKENQLQLSCFINQEVKYLFTGLRLRLQEEITKLSPSLQRNALYIKSSKISRLPSYLTIQMVRFFYKEKESVNAKVLKDVKFPLMLDVFELCTSELQEKMVSTRSKFKEVEDKKLNQQQQKVDKKPAAPKEVKYEPFAFPNDLGSNNSGYYDLQAVLTHQGRSSSSGHYVAWVKRKEDEWVKFDDDKVSIVAPEDILKLSGGGDWHIAYVLLYGPRRLEILEDEQQ, via the exons ATGCCGATTTTCACAG TGAATGTGAAGTGGGGCAAGGAGAAGTTTGATGGCGTGGAGCTGAACACGGAGGAGCCTCCCATGGTGTTCAAAGCCCAGCTGTTCGCCCTGACTGGGGTCCAGCCCGAGAGACAGAAGGTGATGGTGAAAGGTGGGACGCTCAAG GATGATGAATGGGgaaacatcaaattaaaaaat GGAATGACCTTGTTAATGATGGGCTCGGCAGAAGCTCTGCCCGAAGAGCCTGCGGTCCGTCCAGTCTTTGTTGAAGACATGACGGAAGAGCAGCTTGCCTCAGCC ATGGATTTACCCTGTGGACTAACAAACTTGGGCAACACTTGTTACATGAATGCCACTGTGCAATGTCTGCGCTCTGTGCCTGAACTCAAAGACTCCCTTAGGAG GTATTCAGGTGCCTTGAGAGCGTCTGGGGCAAATGCATCATCTCAGTACATCACAGCAG CCCTGCGTGATCTGTACGAATCCATGGATAAAACCTCTTCAAGTATACCCCCGATCATTCTCCTGCAGTTTCTGCACATGGCTTTTCCCCAGTTTGCAGAGAAGGGAGACCAGGGCCAGTATCTACAGCAG GATGCCAACGAGTGCTGGCTGCAGATGATGAGGGTGCTGCAGCAGAAGCTTGAACCACTGGAACAAGAGGCTCCCATGGAG ACGGACTCTGGGACAGCAGCAGAAGGTGGAGCAGCAGCTACTCCAGTGAAGAAGAACTTCATAGACCAGTATTTTGGTGTAGAATTTGAGACCAC CATGAAGTGCACAGAGGCTGAGGACGAGGAGCCCACGAAAGGCAAGGAgaaccagcttcagctcagctgctTCATTAACCAGGAGGTGAAATACCTCTTCACAGGACTGCGCCTG CGTCTTCAAGAGGAAATCACCAAGCTGTCTCCATCTCTGCAGAGAAATGCTTTGTACATAAAATCT TCCAAAATCAGCCGCCTGCCTTCGTACCTGACCATTCAGATGGTGCGATTCTTCTACAAAGAGAAGGAATCAGTGAATGCCAAAGTCCTGAAG GATGTGAAATTCCCTTTGATGCTTGATGTTTTCGAACTGTGCACTTCAGAGCTGCAGGAGAAAATGGTGTCAACACGCTCCAAGTTCAAGGAGGTTGAAGACAAAAAGCTTAACCAGCAGCAGCAAAAG GTGGATAAGAAACCTGCAGCTCCTAAAGAAGTGAAATATGAGCCGTTTGCATTTCCTAATG ATCTAGGCTCCAACAACAGTGGTTACTATGACCTCCAGGCTGTGCTGACGCACCAGGGAAGATCAAGCTCGTCTGGACACTACGTAGCCTGGGTTAaaaggaaagaag ATGAGTGGGTCAAGTTCGACGATGACAAAGTGAGCATCGTGGCCCCAGAAGACATCCTGAAGCTGTCTGGGGGAGGAGACTGGCATATAGCCTATGTTCTGTTGTACGGGCCTCGCCGGCTAGAAATACTTGAAGATGAGCAACAATAA
- the usp14 gene encoding ubiquitin carboxyl-terminal hydrolase 14 isoform X1 has product MPIFTVNVKWGKEKFDGVELNTEEPPMVFKAQLFALTGVQPERQKVMVKGGTLKDDEWGNIKLKNGMTLLMMGSAEALPEEPAVRPVFVEDMTEEQLASAMDLPCGLTNLGNTCYMNATVQCLRSVPELKDSLRRYSGALRASGANASSQYITAALRDLYESMDKTSSSIPPIILLQFLHMAFPQFAEKGDQGQYLQQDANECWLQMMRVLQQKLEPLEQEAPMETDSGTAAEGGAAATPVKKNFIDQYFGVEFETTMKCTEAEDEEPTKGKENQLQLSCFINQEVKYLFTGLRLRLQEEITKLSPSLQRNALYIKSSKISRLPSYLTIQMVRFFYKEKESVNAKVLKDVKFPLMLDVFELCTSELQEKMVSTRSKFKEVEDKKLNQQQQKASVDKKPAAPKEVKYEPFAFPNDLGSNNSGYYDLQAVLTHQGRSSSSGHYVAWVKRKEDEWVKFDDDKVSIVAPEDILKLSGGGDWHIAYVLLYGPRRLEILEDEQQ; this is encoded by the exons ATGCCGATTTTCACAG TGAATGTGAAGTGGGGCAAGGAGAAGTTTGATGGCGTGGAGCTGAACACGGAGGAGCCTCCCATGGTGTTCAAAGCCCAGCTGTTCGCCCTGACTGGGGTCCAGCCCGAGAGACAGAAGGTGATGGTGAAAGGTGGGACGCTCAAG GATGATGAATGGGgaaacatcaaattaaaaaat GGAATGACCTTGTTAATGATGGGCTCGGCAGAAGCTCTGCCCGAAGAGCCTGCGGTCCGTCCAGTCTTTGTTGAAGACATGACGGAAGAGCAGCTTGCCTCAGCC ATGGATTTACCCTGTGGACTAACAAACTTGGGCAACACTTGTTACATGAATGCCACTGTGCAATGTCTGCGCTCTGTGCCTGAACTCAAAGACTCCCTTAGGAG GTATTCAGGTGCCTTGAGAGCGTCTGGGGCAAATGCATCATCTCAGTACATCACAGCAG CCCTGCGTGATCTGTACGAATCCATGGATAAAACCTCTTCAAGTATACCCCCGATCATTCTCCTGCAGTTTCTGCACATGGCTTTTCCCCAGTTTGCAGAGAAGGGAGACCAGGGCCAGTATCTACAGCAG GATGCCAACGAGTGCTGGCTGCAGATGATGAGGGTGCTGCAGCAGAAGCTTGAACCACTGGAACAAGAGGCTCCCATGGAG ACGGACTCTGGGACAGCAGCAGAAGGTGGAGCAGCAGCTACTCCAGTGAAGAAGAACTTCATAGACCAGTATTTTGGTGTAGAATTTGAGACCAC CATGAAGTGCACAGAGGCTGAGGACGAGGAGCCCACGAAAGGCAAGGAgaaccagcttcagctcagctgctTCATTAACCAGGAGGTGAAATACCTCTTCACAGGACTGCGCCTG CGTCTTCAAGAGGAAATCACCAAGCTGTCTCCATCTCTGCAGAGAAATGCTTTGTACATAAAATCT TCCAAAATCAGCCGCCTGCCTTCGTACCTGACCATTCAGATGGTGCGATTCTTCTACAAAGAGAAGGAATCAGTGAATGCCAAAGTCCTGAAG GATGTGAAATTCCCTTTGATGCTTGATGTTTTCGAACTGTGCACTTCAGAGCTGCAGGAGAAAATGGTGTCAACACGCTCCAAGTTCAAGGAGGTTGAAGACAAAAAGCTTAACCAGCAGCAGCAAAAGGCAAGT GTGGATAAGAAACCTGCAGCTCCTAAAGAAGTGAAATATGAGCCGTTTGCATTTCCTAATG ATCTAGGCTCCAACAACAGTGGTTACTATGACCTCCAGGCTGTGCTGACGCACCAGGGAAGATCAAGCTCGTCTGGACACTACGTAGCCTGGGTTAaaaggaaagaag ATGAGTGGGTCAAGTTCGACGATGACAAAGTGAGCATCGTGGCCCCAGAAGACATCCTGAAGCTGTCTGGGGGAGGAGACTGGCATATAGCCTATGTTCTGTTGTACGGGCCTCGCCGGCTAGAAATACTTGAAGATGAGCAACAATAA